Genomic segment of Acinetobacter larvae:
ACAATGGGTTAACCGGGTACGCATTGTTCCTGCAACCCAACCGCTCATTCCACCGACAGTAGATCGTGCCGCACAACAAGCGATTTACGAAGGCTTACTACAAGATAAACAACTTGAATGTGTCTATCGTGCCCGTTCATTACAAGCTGAAGAACGCAGCTATACGCTTAATCCTCTCGCTTTGGTACAAAAAGGTGCCATTATTTATTTGGTGTGTACACGCCATGATAAATCTGACGTACAAACCTTTGCACTACATCGGTTTAAATCAGCGCAAGTGCTGGAGCAACGTGCATTACATCCCGTCAATTTTGATATTGATGCCTATATCGAATCAGGTGCGCTGGGCTTCCGAGTCGACTTTAACCGCCCAACAGATTTGATTGATTTAAAACTGGTGATGCATGAAGCCGATGCACAATACTTTACCGAAAGCCAGCTCAGTCATGAACAACGTATTGAACAACTCAATCATGATCTTTACCAAGTGAGTGCACGTGTTCCTTTTACCTCACAGCTGGTTTGGTGGCTCAGAAGTTTTGGTAAAAAATTGATTCGTATTGAACCTGTCGAAGTCTTTAATGCGGTATATGAAATTGAACACTAAGCACACGGGCTAGGATCTCTAATCTCTCGACAACACGGCGGGGCATATTTGCACTGCCGTATTTGTCACCTAAAATATGATCACACCACTCAAAATCTGATATTCTTCTCATATAACGATAAATAGCAATATAATTGATGCTAAATAAGGAGTGCTGCACTTGAAAAACTTATTGAATAAAATCAGCCAGCAGATTGTACAGCAGCTCGATCATATCGCCGCGAATGAAAAGCCTAAACTCTATTTTCAACCTCAAGGTAAACTTGAAAATACCTTAGATAAACTGTCGCAACTACAACAAAAATACCGTCCAACCCTTTGGCTATCTAATCGACATGCTCACTTACTCTATTTTGACCTTATTAAAAAACGACGTATTCGGCTATCTTATGACCGCATCGATCATTTAACTATGCAAGATGGTGGTATGACTGCAATCGTCTGGTTAGGCAAAGATTTACCTGCACAAACTCCTACGATTTTAATTTTACATACCATTACTGGTACGCCTGAAAGTATGCGCGAGTTAGCACGTGATTTACATCAATATACAGGCTGGAGAATTGCATTATGCTTAAGACGTGGGCATGCCGGTTTGCCCATGCCTGTCGCCAAGATTAATTTATTTGGTTCTACTGCTGATTTACGTGAGCAACTGGCATATATACAAAAGCGTTATCCAGAATCTGACTTATATGCCATGGGGTCTTCTGCAGGTACTGGTTTATTGGTACGTTATTTAGGTGAGGAGGCAGAAAAAACCCCGCTTAAAGCAGCCTTTGCCCTGTGCCCTGGTTATAATACCGAACTGGGTTTTCGGAATGTGCATCCACTCTATAGCAAAGTCATGACACAAAAATTATTTAAAAAATTTATTTATCCTTATCGGCAAACATGGCAAAACACGGCTACTTTACAACGCGTCACAGCCAGCAAAACATTATATGAGTTTGAACAAGCATATTATGAAATGGCGGGCTATCCAGATTATGACAGCTATAACCAAGCCACCAACCCAATTTATGTCTTGCAGAATATCACAACCCCATTATTGGTTTTAAATGCAGAGGATGATCCTATTTGTCATATTGCCAATTTTGAACCCTATAAAGCAGTCGTGGAAAACATGCCAAATATTGCCGTAGTCACGACGCCCAAAGGCAGCCATTGCGGCTTCTATGAAGGTTTCTGGCAAACACGATCTTGGGCATCTCGCTTAGCTGCAGATTTCTTCTTAATTGAAGCGCAGAAAAATCAGTAGCGTGCAACATAGCATTAAACTGGATCATATCCTATTCGTGAGATGCATCTGCTGTAGATGTGCAGTCCTGATCGCGATCTTGTGTTGAATCAGTTATCGCTGGTAAAAATACCACTCGGTTGGATTTTTTAATCTGTTCGGCATTGAGTGAAATATATCTCTGCGTTTGATAACCATTTTTGCTCACACAAAGCCACCAACTATAATACTGTACGCCATGTAAAAACATTATGTCATTATGCCATGCAGAACGTTTTACAAAATGTGCTATGCCCTGCTGATTACTCATTTGTAAATCATATTTTAAACCAACAAATGCAGGTCGTTGTTGAGTGACCAATACAACTTTAGCCTGCTCAATAACTTGACCTTGGCTATCTTTTACCGTGACCTGTAATGCTGGTCGAATCATTTTATAATGAGGAATACACGCTTGTACCATCACCACACTACTGATGAATATACTGCCTTGTAGCAGTTTTAACATACTGTTCTCCAACGTTTAGACTATGATTTAACTGGTCTACTAACGGATCTTCATGCCTGATTTTATCACTGCGCTTACCACAGCACTGCCTCTCCTGTAGAAAAGCATAGATTTCTATAAATCTAATATCGCAATTTATGCTATAACTAAGTAACGCAATAAACCAGCCGATGTAATAAAATAATCAACGTATTGAAAGCGCCTATTGATTATTGAAAGATGCACAATTCATCAGCCCTGAGATGATAAAAATTTGATTCGCTCATTTTGTAGGAAATCAATTGAATGAAATTAATCAACACTACATTTGCTAAGGTGATCAGTACACCAGCAATTTTTTTTTAACTACATTGGTCTCGGTAACGACTTATAGTGCCGTAATTCCTGCCAGTTCAAATCCTACCCCAGCGCAACATAATAGCGTTCTCTTTAAAAATGTTCGCGTTTTTGATGGAAAATCCAAACAGCTCAGTCAGCCAGTCAATGTCTTGGTTGAAGCAAATATTATTCGCAAAATTGGTACGCAAATTCATGTTCCGCTTCATGGGGTTTATATTATTGACGGTCAAAATAAAACCTTAATGCCCGGATTAATTGACGCGCATTGGCATGCAATGTTGGCTGCGCTACCTGCCAATAAAATGATGATGGCAGAAGTGGCTGATATCAATTTCCTCGCCGCACAAGAAGCCAATAATACACTGATGCGTGGTTTTACCAGCGTTCGTGATTTAGGTGGACCAGTATTTGCATTAAAACGTGCCATCGACAATAAAATCGTCAATGGCCCTCGTATTTGGCCATCGGGTGCCATTATTTCTCAATCTGGTGGTCATGCAGATTTCCGTATGCCCTATGATGTGCCCGCCGCGCAAGGCAGTGGTTTAAGCCGTGGTGAAGCAGTGGGTGGCGGTATTATTGCAGATGGTGAAGTAGAAGTATTAAAACGAAGTCGTGAACAATTAATGTTAGGCGCAACACAATTAAAATTGGCAGCAGGTGGTGGCGTATCCTCCAATTATGATCCAATTGATGTGGCGCAATATACCGAAGCTGAATTTAAAGCGGCTGTGAGTGCTGCAAAAAATTGGGGTACTTATGTTTCAGTACATGCATATACGCCACAATCTATTCAAACGGCTTTAAAGGCAGGTGTTCAAGTTATTGAGCATGGTCAACTGATGGATGAAACAACCGCCAAAATGATGGCTGAAAAAGGTGCTTGGCTAAGCTCACAAGCTTTTATTGATAACGAATTTGCTAACCCACAAACAGGTGCCAATCGTGAAAAACAAAAAATGGTACAAGCCGGTACCGATAAATCCTTTGCCTTAGCCCAAAAATATAAGCTGAAGGTCGCCTGGGGAACGGATATTTTATTTAATCCTGCAGCAACCAAAAACCAAGGTGCATTATTGGCTACCATGACACGTTGGTATCAACCGGCTGCGGTGCTACGCATGGCAACCCATGATAATGCTGAATTATTACAGCTTTCTGGTGAACGCAACCCCTACCCCGGAAAAATCGGTGTAATCGAAGAAGGTGCTTTCGCCGACATCTTATTGGTCGACGGCAATCCAATTGAAAATATACAATTAATTGCTAATCCTCAGCAAAATTTTGTCGTCATTATGAAAGATGGCGTGATCTATAAGAACCTTTTGCAAGCGCCTTGAGGGCTGGCATCTCGTTTTCATCATCGCCATAGCCCATTGTTCAATCGCAAAAATTCTGCCTTGTGCAGAATTTTTTTATGGGCACTGAGCAGATAAAATTAAATCCATCGCACAAGCAAACAATATGACCAAGCACCACAGTAAAAACTCATATAAGTTTGATATAAATAAAATACTCTCTTCAAGACTTGAACAAACAGGTATGATAAGGCAAATTGCACAGACAGATCACATGTCTGTTTTATTTTCAGGCTCAAATGGAAATCATCAAATATGGCGCAATTTGCAGTGATTGGTTTAGGCAGCTTTGGTGCCACCGTCGCCTCTGAACT
This window contains:
- a CDS encoding metal-dependent hydrolase family protein; the encoded protein is MVSVTTYSAVIPASSNPTPAQHNSVLFKNVRVFDGKSKQLSQPVNVLVEANIIRKIGTQIHVPLHGVYIIDGQNKTLMPGLIDAHWHAMLAALPANKMMMAEVADINFLAAQEANNTLMRGFTSVRDLGGPVFALKRAIDNKIVNGPRIWPSGAIISQSGGHADFRMPYDVPAAQGSGLSRGEAVGGGIIADGEVEVLKRSREQLMLGATQLKLAAGGGVSSNYDPIDVAQYTEAEFKAAVSAAKNWGTYVSVHAYTPQSIQTALKAGVQVIEHGQLMDETTAKMMAEKGAWLSSQAFIDNEFANPQTGANREKQKMVQAGTDKSFALAQKYKLKVAWGTDILFNPAATKNQGALLATMTRWYQPAAVLRMATHDNAELLQLSGERNPYPGKIGVIEEGAFADILLVDGNPIENIQLIANPQQNFVVIMKDGVIYKNLLQAP
- a CDS encoding helix-turn-helix transcriptional regulator; its protein translation is MSSLEKETSNSLYRQWQILSQLTIGKWTGTRELHATLLREGIEISIRTIQRDLNQLSQRFPIESNKTIPQGWRWRADAPIQSLPHMTSSQAVTFMMVEEHLKHLLPPSLIEEMNPWFDLARRSLSNHNNVRQWVNRVRIVPATQPLIPPTVDRAAQQAIYEGLLQDKQLECVYRARSLQAEERSYTLNPLALVQKGAIIYLVCTRHDKSDVQTFALHRFKSAQVLEQRALHPVNFDIDAYIESGALGFRVDFNRPTDLIDLKLVMHEADAQYFTESQLSHEQRIEQLNHDLYQVSARVPFTSQLVWWLRSFGKKLIRIEPVEVFNAVYEIEH
- a CDS encoding YheT family hydrolase codes for the protein MKNLLNKISQQIVQQLDHIAANEKPKLYFQPQGKLENTLDKLSQLQQKYRPTLWLSNRHAHLLYFDLIKKRRIRLSYDRIDHLTMQDGGMTAIVWLGKDLPAQTPTILILHTITGTPESMRELARDLHQYTGWRIALCLRRGHAGLPMPVAKINLFGSTADLREQLAYIQKRYPESDLYAMGSSAGTGLLVRYLGEEAEKTPLKAAFALCPGYNTELGFRNVHPLYSKVMTQKLFKKFIYPYRQTWQNTATLQRVTASKTLYEFEQAYYEMAGYPDYDSYNQATNPIYVLQNITTPLLVLNAEDDPICHIANFEPYKAVVENMPNIAVVTTPKGSHCGFYEGFWQTRSWASRLAADFFLIEAQKNQ